ATTTTAAATAATAGTTTTTCGAACTGAATGCGTCCTAATGGTGTTTTAATATATTTCTTAATCAAAAAAACAACAACAATAATTACACCTAAGATATGAAAGAAATAGGATCGCATAAAACTAAAGATATCTAGCATAGTTTGAGTGAGGCCTGGAAGCTCAGCCCCCATTGATTTAAACATGTTTTCGAATTTTGGTCCTATAAAAAGTGCAAAAATGGTGATGGCTCCAATCGCAACTGTTAAAAGAATAGCTGGATAAATCATGGCTGAGATGACCCCTGATTTTGCGGCTTCAGCTTTTTCGGCATAAGAGGCAATTTTGTTAAGCACTCTTGGCATTGTTCCTGAAGCTTCCCCCACCTCAACTAAGCTAACCCAAAGGGTGTCGAAAATTTTTGGATGCTTGGCTAGTGCATTGCTAAAAGAAATACCTTGTTCGACATCGTTATAAATTTGATTTAGAGCATTATAAAATTTTTTGCTTTCGACTTGCTTAACGATAATGGAAAGGCTTCTAAGTAAATTGACCCCAGAGTCAAGCATGGTCGCAAGCTGAGTTGCAAAAGCAAGCTTATCTTGCGTTGTGACTTTTTCATGCGAAAATTTCTTTGGCCTTTTTATTTTTTGCTTTGAGCGTTTAGGGGTTGAGCGTGAAACACCTTCTTGGATGGAAAGAATGTAATAGTTTTGTTGTTGAAGATTTTCAACAACCGCTTCCTTGCTGGTAGCGGTCAGTGTTCCTGTGATTGTTTTTCCATCTTCGTTCTTTACGGTATATAAAAAATCAGGCATAATTTTCCTTTCAAAAAAATAAAATAGCGAAATAACTTCCAAATCCAAAAATCAAAATCCTAAATAAATCCCAAATTCAAACTTCAAAATCTCAAATAAACATAAATACATATACTTTATTAAATAAACAATACACAAAATCCAAATTACAAACAATAAACAATATTCAAAGTGCAAATAACATAAAACTCTAAACTCTAAATCCAAAATCCTAAATAAATCTAAAGTTCAAAATCTAAAATCCTAAACGAGCAACATGTGAAATTCAAATTACAAATAATTGAAAATTTTTATTAAAAGTGTTTTGAAAAACTCTAAACTCAAAATCCGAAATTCTAAATAAATCTAAAATCTTAAGCCTAAAAAAGAAAACGTTATTTTGATTTCTGAACGATTGCGCCGAATATTTTCGTTAGCTCTCCTGCTTCTTGAATCAATGCTTCTTTTTCTTGAA
This sequence is a window from Candidatus Omnitrophota bacterium. Protein-coding genes within it:
- a CDS encoding type II secretion system F family protein, which codes for MPDFLYTVKNEDGKTITGTLTATSKEAVVENLQQQNYYILSIQEGVSRSTPKRSKQKIKRPKKFSHEKVTTQDKLAFATQLATMLDSGVNLLRSLSIIVKQVESKKFYNALNQIYNDVEQGISFSNALAKHPKIFDTLWVSLVEVGEASGTMPRVLNKIASYAEKAEAAKSGVISAMIYPAILLTVAIGAITIFALFIGPKFENMFKSMGAELPGLTQTMLDIFSFMRSYFFHILGVIIVVVFLIKKYIKTPLGRIQFEKLLFKIPILNEMIKLSIMEKFASQMAILIESGVPVLYALDIIERLIGNKICEQSIVEIKKNVGEGKTISEEMAKTDFFPSMAVQMIAVGEETGEMAKMLNHVAEYYQRVLAVATKRFTTTFEPVMLIFMACTIGMIVMAMFLPIINISKMATQGGG